The genomic window CTTGAGTTTTATTTTTGTAGTTTATAGCCTCTTCTGGACAGGTGTGGACACATCTGAGACAAAGTTCACATACCACTCCAAAGACTATTTTTTTATTTATCATCTTGATATTGTTTACAGGACAGTTTTTTACACACAAGCCACAAAGAGTACAGCTCGAATCCACTTTGAGTTTTTTACCCATCTTCCTGAACCTATTAGCCGCCCAAAAATGTATTTTTTCAGGAATCAGATTGAAAGGAAATTTTTCTTTTTCAATTTTAACTGATTTATTTAAAATCTCCTTTGCCATTGTATTTATCCTTCTTTGGGATCCTTCCAAGATAGACATTTGCTTAGTTTCTTCTGGAACTTTAAAACTTAGAATATAATTATCTGGAAACTTTACTTTTCCAGCATAATTCAATTGAATTCTTGATTTTTTAAGAAGTTTTTCCGTTATATTCATTGTAGGTCCACACTGCCCGCCATAAGTAGCAATCACAAAAACATATTCTCCCTCTAGCCCCTCTAATTTTTCTATAAATTTTTTAACAATATTCGGAGGCCCAAAAGCATATACAGGATATACAATCCCAATATATTCCTGACTTCCCTTGGGAATATTTTTCATATCTATACTCTCTACAGAAA from uncultured Ilyobacter sp. includes these protein-coding regions:
- a CDS encoding EFR1 family ferrodoxin (N-terminal region resembles flavodoxins. C-terminal ferrodoxin region binds two 4Fe-4S clusters.), whose protein sequence is MRRGSIYYFSGTGNSYYTAKLLGEKLDLSVESIDMKNIPKGSQEYIGIVYPVYAFGPPNIVKKFIEKLEGLEGEYVFVIATYGGQCGPTMNITEKLLKKSRIQLNYAGKVKFPDNYILSFKVPEETKQMSILEGSQRRINTMAKEILNKSVKIEKEKFPFNLIPEKIHFWAANRFRKMGKKLKVDSSCTLCGLCVKNCPVNNIKMINKKIVFGVVCELCLRCVHTCPEEAINYKNKTQGKKRYLNPKVYMD